The genomic window CGAGTTCGAAGTAATTCATCGCGAAGTCCGTGAAGCCGAGCGCCCGTGAGATCGGCCGTCTGACGGAGTGGACCTCCATCGGGTTGCGTTCGATGTCGACGTCGTCGATCGCGGTCTTGTCCATAGCGGCGCATCCAGCCGGCGCGATAAAAGTGCTCCGCGATACCGTCCCGCACGCTACTATCGAACGGAAACCGATGGCGGTACCGCGAAGAGAAACGCATACGGTCGTCCGCTCCCGAGCACCGAGTGTGAACCGCCGTACGGCACTCGGACTCGCTGCGACGTCGGCCCTCGCCGGACTCGCGGGCTGTATCGAGGGCGTTCAGGAGCACTTCGGACTGCAGGGGGTCATCCCCGTCGAGGTCCAGAGCGAAGCCGACGAGACGCAGAACATCCTCCTCGAGGCGCGCGAACGCGGATCGGGCCGGCAGAGCTACGAGCAGAGTTACTCCGTCACGCCGGATGAGACCGTCAGCGCGCCCCACCTCGACCAGACGGAACAGAGCTTTCGCGTCGCCAAGATCGAAAACGAATCGGTGACGACCGTCAGGACGGCGTCGGTGACGCCGGAGACCAATCTCGTGATGATTCGGCTCTACGACGACGACCTCGTGATCGAACTCGAGTTCGAGGACGGCGATACCGAGACCGTCGACGGCGAGAGCGGCGACGGCGGCAACCAGACGGCGAACGGGAACGAGACCGATCCCGACGCGAGCGGCAATCGGACGGCAGCGAACGAGACCGACGCGGCCGCCGACGAAACCGACGAGTAACCTCTTCGATTCGCGGCCGGCGGCACGGATCACTTATCGGAGCCGGCGAACCCGAGAGCGCCGGTTCGAGAATAGCACCAGAGAGCGACCGCTCAGGGATAGGGATGGAACGCGCGCTCGAGTCGCGGTTCGAACCCGAGGTCCTCGGGCACCGTCCGCGCCCGCTCGCCGAAGAACGGCTCGCCGGTGAACAGCGGCTGGGCGCCGGGGACGACGACTCTGACCGCTTCGAAGCCGGTCTCCGCGACGTCTCGGGTCGTCAGCCGCGCCGCGTACGGCGTCAGGCCGGCGTCGGTCGTCCGTTCGACGACGTCCTCCAGCGCCGCTCGTCCCTCGGGCGCGGCGTCCGGGCCGACACGTTCGGCCGGAACCGTCCGGTCGACGTCGACGAATCCGCGAACGACCTCGGGGAACGACGCGTACTCCCCGATCGCGCCCGAGGCGTCGGCGACCTCCTCGGGACCGAGGTTCCGCAGTTCCATCCAGTTCTGCAGCGCTTCCTCGAGCGCCGACCGCGCGGCGGCCGTCGCGTCGAGGGCCGCCGCGGAGCCGACGGCGAACGCCGGCCACTCGTCGGCGGTCGGCTCGACGGCTCCCTCGAGGGCGTCCGGTTCGCGGTGGACGGCGACGGCGACGACGGGGACGTCGACGTCCTGCGTGACCAGCAGCGGCGTCACCGACAGTCCCTCGCCGCGGGCGCGCCGGGCGAGGGCGGCGAAGGCGTCGTCGTCGTCGACGGTCAGCCCGAGCGGGTCGAACGTCGAGTACCACGCGAGCATCGTCGCGTCCCGCTCGATGACCTCGGTCAGGCCCGACAGCAGGGCGTCGACGGTCGACGAGCCGAGTCCGAGCCCCGTCGTGATGCCGGGAACGAGTGACTCCCCGGGCTGGGGGAACTGGACCGCCGCGGCCGGCAGGTGGGCGTCGTCGCCGGTCGCGAGGTCCTCGCCCGGCACCCATCGGTACTCGTCGCTCGCGTCGTAGGTGGGTGCATCGTCGGGACGCACGAGATCCGTCGGCGAAACCGGATTCTCGAGGTCGGCCTCGCTGGCGTGGGCGAACTCGCCGTCCCGGTAGACGCCGGCGCAGTAGCGCTCGAGGCCTTCGCCGACCGCTTTCATCAGCGCCGCGTTCCAGTCGTCGGCGACGCCGGCCGCCTGCGTCGGCGCGCTCGCGTCGCTGAATCCCTGCGTGGCGGTCGTCGTCGCGAGGTAGTAGGGCGCGGGGAACGACTCGATCTCGCCGATGCTCCTGACGATCCCCACGCGGTCGTCGATCGCGGCCTCGGCGCTCTCGACGGCCGCGTCGAGGGCGAGCGAATCGTCGTCGCGCTCGAGGGTCCGATCGCGCGTTTCGTTCTGACACTCACAGCCGGGGACGGGCAAGACCCGTCGCCTGGCGTGGGGCAGTTCGACGACGTGGCCGATCACCGACCGGTCGTCGCCCGACAGGACGCGGACGCACTCCCGGCCCGCGAGCGCGCCGGCGAGGCGGGCCGTGCTGCGATCGGCCTGCGGTCGGTCGCTCCGCTCCCCCTCCTCTATGTTCGCGGCGACGCGCTGCCGGAGACAGTCGAAACAGCCCGTCGCGGGCGCGAAGCCCGAGACGGCCGCGTCGACGCCGGCGAGGGGCTGGCCGCCGACGCCGCCGATCTCGACGGCGATCCACGGCGTGCCGCCGGCGCGCGCGGCGGCGTTCGCTCGCCGGAACGCGGCCGCGCCGGCCACGTCGCTGACGACTCCGAACCGGGCGTCCTCGAGGTCGTCGGCTGTCGCGTCTTCGACGGTGACGTCGACGTCTCCGAGGGCGGTGACGACCGCCTCGCGGACGGGATCGTCACCGACGACGTGTACGTTCATACCGGATCACTCACAGGCCGGCATCAAAAGGGCCGCGCTCGGTCGCGATCGGTCCCGCGTCTCTCGAGGGCGTCGGTGTCAGTCGTCGTCGCCGGTCTCGCCGCCGTCGTCCGTCTCCTGGCGCGTCTCTGCGATATCAATCGTCTCGCCGCCCTCTTCCGGCATATCCTCGCCCTCCTTGATCGCCTGGGCCTCCTGTTCCATCGCCTCGACGTCCATCTCCACGTCCTCGATCTCGCCGAGCATCTCGGAGATGTCGTCGAGGCCGATCAGTTCGCGAGTCTCCGCGTCGAACTCGCGACTCTCGAGTTCCGTACCGTCCCGCTCGACGTCGCTCCCCGAGAGGTGGTTGCCGTAGCGACCCACCAGCGAGGTGAGTTCCTGCGGGAGGACGAACGTCGTCGACTCGCCCTGACCGATGTCGGACAGCGTCTCCATCCCCTTCTCGATGACCGCGCGTTCGCCCATCGACTCGGCGGACTTCGCGCGCAGGACCGTCGAGATCGCGTCGCCCTGCGCCTCGAGGATCTGGCTCTGCTTCTCCCCCTGAGCGCGGATGATGTTCGACTGCTTGTCACCCTCCGCCTGCTCGACGGCGCTGCGGCGTTCACCCTGCGCCTCGAGGATCATCGCGCGGCGGCGTCGCTCGGCGGAGGTCTGTTCCTCCATCGCGCCCTTGACGCCCCTGGAGGGCGTGACCTCGCGGACCTCGACCGATTCGACGCGAATGCCCCACTCGTCGGTGGGTTCGTCGAGTTCCTGGCGGATCCGCTCGTTGATCATCTCGCGGCGGGAGAGCGTGTCGTCGAGTTCCATGTCGCCGATCACGGCGCGCAGCGTCGTCTGGGCCAGGTTCGAGACCGCCCGCTCGTAGTCGTCGACCTCGAGGAAGGCGCGCTTGGCGTCCATCACCCGGATGTAGACGACCGCGTCGGCCGTGACGGGGGAGTTGTCCCGCGTGATCGCCTCCTGGCTGGGCACGTCGAGCGTCTGGGTCCGCATGTCGAAGTCGTAGACCCGCGAGACGAACGGCGGGACGATGTTCAGCCCGGGCTCGAGCAGTTTGCGATACTCGCCGAGGACGGTGAGTGCGCCCCTGTCGTAGGCGTCGACGATCTCGACCATCGACCAGACGGTGGCGATCACGACGACGAGCACCAGCGCGCCGACGAACAGGAGCGGGTCTGCGGCACCCACTTGCAAGGGATCGAACGGGAGTGGTGTCATATATGAGATACGGTATCGAACCGAATAACGCTTGGCCCAAACGAAATAAACCAGCGCCCCCGAGCGACGATTCGACACCGCCCACGTGAGAACCGAGAGCGACTCGAGAACGAGTCTCGAACCGATCGGTCGCTCGAGAACGGAGTTCGATCAGTCGCTCGAGGCGGCGTCCGCGTCGACGTAGACGAGTTCGTCAGCCCGTTCGAGCAGGCGCACGCCCCAGGTGACGGTGACGGGGACGAGCGCGGTGGTGAAGATGGCGATGAAGACCAGGATCGAGAACATCTCGGTGTCGATGACGCCGGCCTCGAGGGCGACGGTGGCGATGATGATCTCGACGGTCCCCCGCCCGTTCATTCCGAATCCGACGACGAGCCCCTCCCGCGAGGTCAGCGACGTCGGCAGCGCGAACAGCCAGGAGCCGACGATCTTCCCGAGGAAGGCGATGGCGACGAGGGCGACGAGGACGCCCAGCGAATCGGAGAACACGCCGAACGTGATGTCGAACCCGACCGTCACGAAAAAGACGGGCGCGAACAGCCCCATCGCGAGGTCGTAGATGACCGTGTGCATGTGTTCGTAGAGCGAGGGCTCGACGTCGGCCTGCCGGAGGAACATGCCGGCCATGAAGCCGCCGATGATCATGTGCAACTCGGCGAGCGTGGCCAGATAGGCGAACAGCAGCGAGACGAGCAGCGCGAACGTGAACGCGGTCGTGTGATCGACGAAGCCGTACCGCTCGCGCTGGCGTTCGATGTGGTGCCACGCGACGGGCAGGAAGCGGTAGCCCAGCACCAGCGTGATCGCGAAGAAGCCGAACGCCTTGACGAGGATCAGTCCGATCTCGGTCGCGTCGAACGCGCCCGCGGTGACGTAGCTGTCGACGCCCGCGAACGCGACGAGCACCCCCACGTCGGAGGCCAGCGCCCCGCCGAGCAACACGTTCGCGATCCGCGTGTCCAGCAACTCGAGGTCCGCGAGGATCCGGGACTTCGTGGCCAGCGACGTGGCGGCCATCGCGAGCCCGAGGAACAGGGCCGCACCGACGGAGACGTCGAGCAGGATCCCCGCGGCGTACCCCAGCCCGAACGGGATGACGAAGGCGCCGAAGGCGATCAGCAGCGACTGCGGTCCGAGCCGGAACAGTTCCCGGAGGTCGACCTCCATCCCGACGAACACCATCAGGAGGAACACGCCGAGTTCGGCGAGGACGGTCAACAGCTCCGAGGGGTGCAACAGCCCGAGCAGCGGCGGCCCGAACACGATACCGGCGAACAGCTCCCCCATCATCGTCGGGTAGCCGAAGCGTTCGGCCACCGCGCCGAAGATCCACGCGACCGTGAGGACGAGCAGGAGGCTCAGAATGTCGATGTTGACGGCTTCGACCATCGATTACCACCTCGAGCGACGAGTCGAACGGTTGCGTCGCTGTTCCCCTCGAGCGAACCGGCGGCGGCTGTAGGCGGGGTGGTCCATGAGGACGCGGCTCGATCGAACACGTCGAGTCACGACCACTTCACTGGTGGGGATACCCCACGGAATCGGAACGAGTCCCTCAGTCATCGGTGCTCACGTCCTTGACCTCGAGGTCGTCGCCGGTCTGCGGGTCGGGTTCGGCGTCGCGAACGTCGGCGTTCCGCCACGTTCCCCGGCGGTACCAGCCGTAGGCGAGGGCGGCGCCGACGACGTTCGAGACGGCGAAGGCGATCCAGATGCCCTCGTAGCCGATCGACCTCGAGAGGCCGTACGCGGCCGGGAGTCGAACGCCGGCGTAGATCACGAGGACGATCGCCGCCGCCGTGAGCGTCTTGCCGGTTCCCCGGAAGCTCCCGTTGTACGCCCGCATCACCCCGATGAAGCCGAACGACGGCGCGACGTACCGCAGGAAGGTCATCCCGATGTCGACGACCTCGGGATCGGTGGTGAACACGGCGATGATCGGCCGCGCGCCGAGCCACGCGACGACGCCGAGCGCGCCCAGCACGACGAACATCACCCGGGCGGCGAAGTCGGCGGCCTTCTCGGCGCGGTCCGGTTTCCCGGCGCCGACGTTCTGGCCGGTCATCGTCTCGACGCCGCGGGCGACCGCCACCGCCGGCAGGAAGATGACCGAGAACACCCGCGTCCCGACGCCGTAGGCGGCGACGACCGTGTCCGGGAAGAGGGCGACGATGACCAGCAGCAGGTTGATCGACAGCGCTCGGCCCATCCCCTCTATCGACGCCGGGACGCCGATCTCGACGAGTTTCCGCGCGAACGAGAGGTCCGGTCGCATCTGTTCCAACCGAATCTTGACGCCTCTCGCGCCCCGAAACATGATCGCGAGGCCGACGACGAGCGCGAGCCCCCGGGAGAAGACGGTCGCGATCGCCGCGCCCTGAATGCCGAGCTCGGGGAACGGTCCCCAACCGAAGATCAGGAACGGGTCGATGACGACGTTGAGCAGCACCGAGCCGAACATCACGAGCATCGGCGTGATCGTGTCCCCGTAGCCCCGCATGAGCGCGATGAAGACGAAGAAACCGAACATGAACGGCATCCCGAGCGAGATGACCTGCATGTAGTCGGTCGCCAGCGGCAACACGTCGTTCGAGGCGCCCAACAGCCCGAGGAGTTCCCTGACGAAGCCGAACCCGACGATCCCGATGAGAGTCGCACCCAGCAGCGACAGCGCGACGGTCTGGGAGGCGGCGTACTCCGCCTCGCGTTCCTCGTCCGCACCGATGTGCTGGGCGACGAGGACGCTCCCGGCGACCGACAGCCCCATTCCGACCGAGATCAACAGGAAGACCATCGGGAACGCGAAGCTGATCGCCGCCAGCGCGTCCGTGCTGTACTGACCGAGCCAGAACGTGTCGATGAGGTTGTAGGCGGTCTGCAGTAGATTCGTCACGATGATCGGCAGGGAGAGGTAGAACAGCGGCCGCGCGATGCCGCCCTCCGTCAGGTCGAACTCCTCGCGGCCCTTGAAGAGACTCGAGAGGCGGTCCACGAGGCTCATCGGGTCCCCTCCGTCCCGTCTTCTCCCGCGTTCTCCGAGCCGTCCGCTGCCGTCGCTTTCGTCTCAGCGGTCGACGAGGCGTCCGCCGTCCCGTCGGCCGACGACGCGTCGTGCCCGTCGGAACGCGAGTCGGCGACCCGCAGGCCGTCGATGTACTCGTGGACGTACCGTCTGGTCCGTTCGAGCGACCGATCGACGGCCGCCGCGCGCGTCTGGGCGCCGTGGAAGACGGTGACGAGGAACGCCGCGGTCTCGTCGGGATCGACGTCGGCGCGGAACGCTCCGTCTTCGATCCCCGCCTCGACGACGGCCGCGATCCGGTCGTGCATCGTCCGATCGAACTCGGTCAACCGTTCCCGGTAGGCCTCGTCGTACGGCGACTGGGCCTTGATCTCGAGGATCGCCGTCCGGAACTCCTCGGCGGCGTCCTCGTCGGCCGGCGTCAGCAACTCGTCGAACAGCCCGTGGAGCCGTTCGGCCGGCGTCTCGCCGGGGATCGTCTCGAGTCGGTCCTCGAACCGATCGAGCAGAAAGCCGAGAAACGACTCGAGGAGGTCGCCCTTGCCGTCGAAGTGGTAGTGTAAGGTGCCCTTGCTCCTGTCCGACTCCGCGGCGATGTCCTGCATCGTCAGCTCCGCGTAGCCGCGCTCGCAGAGCGCCCGATACGTCGCCTCCATGAGATCGTCGACAGTGTCTTCGGACATCCGATAGCGTGCTACTCGAACTCACTGACCGGTCAGTCAAAAACGCTTCGCAACCGGACGCTCACGGTCGGTCCGACGAGACAGACGTCACTCACGGACGACGAACGTACAGAGATCGATAGCGGCCGGAATCGGACTCGCTACTCAGTCCTGCTCGCGGAGCCGCTCGAGAACCTCGCGGGCGTTCTCGACGGCCTGCTCCTTCTTGGCGGGGTAGGCCTCGACCTTCCCGCGGAAGGTGATCCCGTCGCCGAGTCGGACGTCACCCTCGAAGGCGGCCTGCTTGTCGAGTCGCAGAAAGAGTTCGGTGTTCTCGGTGACCCGCTCGTCGAGTTCGCCGATCACGTCGTCGAACGACTCGAGGTCGGACAGCCGCGAGAGGACGTGGCGGACGTCGTCGGCGTTCTCGACGCGGGCCGAGAGCACGAGGATGCGGTCGCCGTAGTGGCCCTCGCTCTCGGTGCGTTCGATCGGGAACGGTTCGTCGTCCTCGCCGTCGGGAAGAAACGTGCGCAGCGCCTCCTCGACGCGCTTCTCGTCCTCGGTGGCGTAACAGAACGTGCGTAGGTCGACGTAGTGTAGCGGGATCTGTGGCATCTGAACCTGTCCGTGTCCGTGAGACGGTCGCGAATCGATCCTCGCGACCAGCGGTCGTTATTCCTCGTCGTCGTCTTCGTCCGCCGCCTCGAGGTCGTCCTCGGGGACGCCGGTCTCCTGTCCGTCCTCGAAGCTGACGGTGTAGGTAACGTCGCCGAACATCGACTCCATCGTCTGGGTGACGGTCCCGGTCTCTCCGTCGAACTCGCTGTGCTCGTCGTTCAGGACGACGCGATCGTCTTCCTCGAAGCTCATACCCGATGCTTCCCCGTCGTCGCGTAAAAAGGGACTGATTCCGCCGCCGATGTCGGCGCTCGAGGGCGCTCGCGCGATCGATTCCGGTCGCTCACTCCGCCGTCCGCCCGCGCCACCGCTCGTAGCCGTAGCCGACGGCGGCCGCGATCCCGTAGCTCGAGGCGAGGAACGGCGCCCAGTAGACCCAGAACTCGAACCGCGGCGCCACGACGTTCCCGATGGCCGTCCCGACGCTGTAGAGCAGATACCCCGGGAGCGCGAGCGGCGAGAAGAGCCGCGTCTCGAGCCAGCCGAGGGCGAAGGGGACGACCAGCGCCGCGAAGGCGACGAGCGTCGCGGGGCTCGCGACGGCCCGCCGGAGCGACGCCGGCAGGCGATCTCCGATGGTGCCGCCCCCGTTCGGACGCCCGCGTTCGGTAGTCATTCGGCACCCCCGGTCTCGAGCAGGCCGTGCATCGAGAGGACGTGGGCCGTCGCCAGCCGCGTCAGTTCGAGCCTCGTCTCGCGGTCCAGCAGGAACTCGGTCGTCTCGAAGAGGTAGGCCGTCGACTCGAGTTCGCGGGCGGCCTTCTGGAAGAGCAGGGGACTCGAGAGGTCGGTCTCCCGGGCCGTGAACCGGTGGAAGGGGAGGTACCAGGGGACGCCGTCCGCGTCGAGCGCGTCGGCGAGTTCGTCGCCGCGGGCGTCGGGCGAGTGGAAGACGGCCTGCCCGACGAACTCCTGGTGGAGGCCGTAGACGCCGAGCGACCGGTGGAGGTCGAGGACGACGTCCGGCTCGCGGCGTTCGACGGCGTTCCAGAGCCCGCGCGCGAGTTCGCTAGTCGGCTCCCGTCCGGCCGGGAACTGGCGGTTCAGATCGCCGTCGATCCCCTCGCGTTCATCGTTTTCGACGGCCACGCGGTTCGTCTCGGGGACGACGACGAGCGTGCCCGCGTCGGGGCGCCAGTCGACGACCTCGCGGGCGACCGCGATCCCGCTTCGCTCGTCGCCGTGAACGCCGCCGAAGATCATCGCCGTCGGCCCGTCTCGCGGCGAGTCGATCTCGTACAGCGGCGTCTCGTGATCGGTATCCGGAAGGATTCGTTCCGTCTGCGTTTCGGCCTCGCCCGCGTCGCTCGGCGCTCGAGCGGCCGCGAGCAGCGGGTCGTTACTCGACGGTCGACTCGCGAGGCCAGCGGTGACCGTTCCCGCGAGAACGCCGCCGGTTGTCAGTAGGGTCCGACGTCTCATCGAATCAGGAAACAGCGTCCGTCGTGAAGCGCTTTCTCATCGACGGCGCTCGCGGAGTCGCGCCGTCGGGTCGGGACTCGAGCGCTCCGGTGCGATCGTCCGCCGGGAACGGTCGGACTATCGCATGTTCTTCAGCGCGACGACGGTGTCCGACATGAGCCACGCGTCCTCGTTGGCGGCGTCTTCGATACTGAGCGCGAAGAACGACTCGCGGCCGTCGTCGACCGTGATTCGGTAGCTACGGCTCTCTAATTGGGCGTCTGCGGACGGGTTCGATTCAGCGGGGACCACAGGTGTGCTCGGGAACCAGCGGGGATAACTCGCTCGGTCGACGGCTAGCGCAGTCCGAAGCGAGCCGCAAACTATCACGCAGGCGGTATTCGTTCGAGCGGACGACGTCGTCCGTCGTTACTCCCCGAGTTCCTCGAGCAGCGTCTCGGCCGCCGCGCTCGAGGAGCCGGGGCCGCGGGCGGTGAGCAGGTCGCCGTCGACGGTGACGCTGGTGTCCTCGTCGAGTTCGGCGTCCCAGTTGGCGCCGGCTTCTTTGACCTCGTCTTCGACCCAGTAGGGCAGTTTCCGGCCGCTGGGCATCAGATCGTTCTCGTCGACGATTCCCTCCTCCCACTCGTTGGGGAAGCCGGTGACGTCCCGGCCGTTGACGATGAACGCGCCCTGTCGATCGCGGGCGAACGCGAGGATACCGACGGCGTGACAGACGACCAGCGCCTTGCCGTCGTCGTCCGCGACCGCCTCGCGGAGGAGGCGACGCGCGTCGCTGTCCTGATTGACGTCCCACTCGGTGCCGTGGCCGCCGGGGAAGACGACCGCGTCGTATCCCTCGGCCTCGGCCTGGGCGGTCGGAATCGGATCGTTCAGCCGCTCGTCGTTCTCGTGGACTTCCCGGACGTGCTCGGCGGTCTCCTCGCCGACCTCGTCGGGGTCGATCGAGCGCTCGTCGACCTTCGGCGGCTTCCCGGAGGGCGTCGCGACCGTGATCTCCAGACCCGCGTCCGAGAGCGTCTCGAGCGGCTCGACGCATTCCTCTCCCCAGTACCCCTCTTCGCTGACGACGAACAGTGCAGAACTCATACGCGACCGTACGGGACGGAGCGTAAAAACGACCAGCCCACCCCTCGGTTCTGCCGCAATGTCTCGCTTCGATACGTCCCCTCGCGTGACACTCCGCGACGACGAGAGTGGCCTTTTTCGCCGTCCAAGACGTACGTCACACTATACCATGTCAGATCGACCCACTCCGTTCGACGGCCTCGACGACCTGTTCGACCAACTGAATCGACGACTCGAGACGGCCGCCCGAACCTGGCAGTCGGAGGTCGACGACCGCAGTCGACTCGACCTCTCGATGGGCGGGGGAGGGACTCGGCTGGACCTGACCGACCGGGGCGACGAGTTCGTCGCCACCGTCGACGTCCCCGGCTACGAGAGCGACGACCTCGAGATCCGACTCCGCGGCGACACGCTCGCCATCAGCGGCGAACGGCAACGGGCGTTCGAGGAGAGCGACGGAATCGACGAACGCGATGATCTCGAGGGTGGTGAGGCCGACGAGACCGACGAAACGGGCGAGCGCGACGGCACACACGAGACAGGTGAGCGCGACGGAAGACGCGAGACGGGCGAGCGCGAGGGAACGTACATCCGCCGCGAGCGCGAACTCCAATCGTTCAGCCGGCAGATTCGGCTCCCCGAACCCGTCGACGCCGACGCCGTGACCGCGACCGTCAACAACGGCGTCCTGACGGTTCGACTCCCGAAACTGGAGCCCAGCGGCGAGACGCGGACGATCGACGTCGACTGACGAGCGATGCCGCAGCCAACACCCGCAGACCGATCACGCCGGCCCCGTCACCAGGTGTGTGCGCGGATCGACTGGCGCGCGCTCACCGGTCGTCGTCGAGGTTCAGGGCGTCGAAGAACCGACGCGTGAGGCGGCCGTCGACGAACTCGAGCAACGCGTCCGTATCGTCGGCCTCGTCGGCGAAGAGGCCGAGTTCGATCCGCCCGCCGGCCATATCGTGGTGACCGCCGACCTGTCCGAGATCGTCGAAGGCGGTCTGGAGCGTCTCGCCGATGTGGATCCGCGGATCGATCGACCGCGCGCTCAACCGGATCGCGCCGTCGACGACCCCGTAGACGAGCACGGTGTCGACGCCCTCGAGGTTCAGCAGGTAGTCCGCGGCCTGAGGCAGGGCGTCGGTCTCGGTCGTCTTGGCGACGCTCGCGACCAGCGAGGAGCCCCGCCGCTCGCGGCTCGCGATCGCCTTCCCGATCGCGTCGAGCGTTCCCGGGGAGAACGCGCTGCTGTAGAGTTGCTCGAGGGTCTCCAGGTCCGCGTGAGGGTAGACCGCCAGCGCCGCCTCGTACTCCCGGCGGGTCGGCTCACGGACGAAATCCAGACGCTCGCGGTGGAGCGCGAACAGCAGCGCCGAGGCGAGCCGCGTCGTCAACTCGATCTCGAGCTCGCAGAGGTACTCGACGAATATGGTCGCGGTCGCACCGATCCGGGTTCGGACGTCCTCGAAGGTCGCGCCGACGGCCTCACCGGGGTGGTGATCGACGATGATCCCGGGCGTGAT from Haloterrigena sp. KLK7 includes these protein-coding regions:
- a CDS encoding YcaO-like family protein, producing the protein MNVHVVGDDPVREAVVTALGDVDVTVEDATADDLEDARFGVVSDVAGAAAFRRANAAARAGGTPWIAVEIGGVGGQPLAGVDAAVSGFAPATGCFDCLRQRVAANIEEGERSDRPQADRSTARLAGALAGRECVRVLSGDDRSVIGHVVELPHARRRVLPVPGCECQNETRDRTLERDDDSLALDAAVESAEAAIDDRVGIVRSIGEIESFPAPYYLATTTATQGFSDASAPTQAAGVADDWNAALMKAVGEGLERYCAGVYRDGEFAHASEADLENPVSPTDLVRPDDAPTYDASDEYRWVPGEDLATGDDAHLPAAAVQFPQPGESLVPGITTGLGLGSSTVDALLSGLTEVIERDATMLAWYSTFDPLGLTVDDDDAFAALARRARGEGLSVTPLLVTQDVDVPVVAVAVHREPDALEGAVEPTADEWPAFAVGSAAALDATAAARSALEEALQNWMELRNLGPEEVADASGAIGEYASFPEVVRGFVDVDRTVPAERVGPDAAPEGRAALEDVVERTTDAGLTPYAARLTTRDVAETGFEAVRVVVPGAQPLFTGEPFFGERARTVPEDLGFEPRLERAFHPYP
- a CDS encoding SPFH domain-containing protein gives rise to the protein MTPLPFDPLQVGAADPLLFVGALVLVVVIATVWSMVEIVDAYDRGALTVLGEYRKLLEPGLNIVPPFVSRVYDFDMRTQTLDVPSQEAITRDNSPVTADAVVYIRVMDAKRAFLEVDDYERAVSNLAQTTLRAVIGDMELDDTLSRREMINERIRQELDEPTDEWGIRVESVEVREVTPSRGVKGAMEEQTSAERRRRAMILEAQGERRSAVEQAEGDKQSNIIRAQGEKQSQILEAQGDAISTVLRAKSAESMGERAVIEKGMETLSDIGQGESTTFVLPQELTSLVGRYGNHLSGSDVERDGTELESREFDAETRELIGLDDISEMLGEIEDVEMDVEAMEQEAQAIKEGEDMPEEGGETIDIAETRQETDDGGETGDDD
- a CDS encoding cation:proton antiporter, yielding MVEAVNIDILSLLLVLTVAWIFGAVAERFGYPTMMGELFAGIVFGPPLLGLLHPSELLTVLAELGVFLLMVFVGMEVDLRELFRLGPQSLLIAFGAFVIPFGLGYAAGILLDVSVGAALFLGLAMAATSLATKSRILADLELLDTRIANVLLGGALASDVGVLVAFAGVDSYVTAGAFDATEIGLILVKAFGFFAITLVLGYRFLPVAWHHIERQRERYGFVDHTTAFTFALLVSLLFAYLATLAELHMIIGGFMAGMFLRQADVEPSLYEHMHTVIYDLAMGLFAPVFFVTVGFDITFGVFSDSLGVLVALVAIAFLGKIVGSWLFALPTSLTSREGLVVGFGMNGRGTVEIIIATVALEAGVIDTEMFSILVFIAIFTTALVPVTVTWGVRLLERADELVYVDADAASSD
- a CDS encoding MATE family efflux transporter; amino-acid sequence: MSLVDRLSSLFKGREEFDLTEGGIARPLFYLSLPIIVTNLLQTAYNLIDTFWLGQYSTDALAAISFAFPMVFLLISVGMGLSVAGSVLVAQHIGADEEREAEYAASQTVALSLLGATLIGIVGFGFVRELLGLLGASNDVLPLATDYMQVISLGMPFMFGFFVFIALMRGYGDTITPMLVMFGSVLLNVVIDPFLIFGWGPFPELGIQGAAIATVFSRGLALVVGLAIMFRGARGVKIRLEQMRPDLSFARKLVEIGVPASIEGMGRALSINLLLVIVALFPDTVVAAYGVGTRVFSVIFLPAVAVARGVETMTGQNVGAGKPDRAEKAADFAARVMFVVLGALGVVAWLGARPIIAVFTTDPEVVDIGMTFLRYVAPSFGFIGVMRAYNGSFRGTGKTLTAAAIVLVIYAGVRLPAAYGLSRSIGYEGIWIAFAVSNVVGAALAYGWYRRGTWRNADVRDAEPDPQTGDDLEVKDVSTDD
- a CDS encoding TetR/AcrR family transcriptional regulator is translated as MSEDTVDDLMEATYRALCERGYAELTMQDIAAESDRSKGTLHYHFDGKGDLLESFLGFLLDRFEDRLETIPGETPAERLHGLFDELLTPADEDAAEEFRTAILEIKAQSPYDEAYRERLTEFDRTMHDRIAAVVEAGIEDGAFRADVDPDETAAFLVTVFHGAQTRAAAVDRSLERTRRYVHEYIDGLRVADSRSDGHDASSADGTADASSTAETKATAADGSENAGEDGTEGTR
- a CDS encoding RNA-binding protein: MPQIPLHYVDLRTFCYATEDEKRVEEALRTFLPDGEDDEPFPIERTESEGHYGDRILVLSARVENADDVRHVLSRLSDLESFDDVIGELDERVTENTELFLRLDKQAAFEGDVRLGDGITFRGKVEAYPAKKEQAVENAREVLERLREQD
- a CDS encoding DUF1918 domain-containing protein, which translates into the protein MSFEEDDRVVLNDEHSEFDGETGTVTQTMESMFGDVTYTVSFEDGQETGVPEDDLEAADEDDDEE
- a CDS encoding succinylglutamate desuccinylase/aspartoacylase family protein, with the protein product MRRRTLLTTGGVLAGTVTAGLASRPSSNDPLLAAARAPSDAGEAETQTERILPDTDHETPLYEIDSPRDGPTAMIFGGVHGDERSGIAVAREVVDWRPDAGTLVVVPETNRVAVENDEREGIDGDLNRQFPAGREPTSELARGLWNAVERREPDVVLDLHRSLGVYGLHQEFVGQAVFHSPDARGDELADALDADGVPWYLPFHRFTARETDLSSPLLFQKAARELESTAYLFETTEFLLDRETRLELTRLATAHVLSMHGLLETGGAE
- a CDS encoding type 1 glutamine amidotransferase domain-containing protein encodes the protein MSSALFVVSEEGYWGEECVEPLETLSDAGLEITVATPSGKPPKVDERSIDPDEVGEETAEHVREVHENDERLNDPIPTAQAEAEGYDAVVFPGGHGTEWDVNQDSDARRLLREAVADDDGKALVVCHAVGILAFARDRQGAFIVNGRDVTGFPNEWEEGIVDENDLMPSGRKLPYWVEDEVKEAGANWDAELDEDTSVTVDGDLLTARGPGSSSAAAETLLEELGE
- a CDS encoding Hsp20/alpha crystallin family protein, producing MSDRPTPFDGLDDLFDQLNRRLETAARTWQSEVDDRSRLDLSMGGGGTRLDLTDRGDEFVATVDVPGYESDDLEIRLRGDTLAISGERQRAFEESDGIDERDDLEGGEADETDETGERDGTHETGERDGRRETGEREGTYIRRERELQSFSRQIRLPEPVDADAVTATVNNGVLTVRLPKLEPSGETRTIDVD